The genomic window GAAGGTTTGCAAGAGAAGCTTGTTCAGGTTAACCGTGTTGCTAAAACCGTTAAAGGTGGTCGCATCTTTGGTTTCACCGCTCTTACAGTTGTTGGTGATGGTAACGGTAAAGTAGGTTTTGGTCGTGGTAAGGCTCGTGAAGTACCAATTGCTATTCAAAAAGCAATGGAAGCTGCACGCCGTAACATGATCCAAGTTGAGTTAGATGGTGATACCATCCAATACCCAACTAAAGGCCGTCACGGAGCTTCTAAAGTTTATATGCAGCCTGCTTCTGCTGGTACT from Saccharophagus degradans 2-40 includes these protein-coding regions:
- the rpsE gene encoding 30S ribosomal protein S5, whose product is MSQQNKREDSNAEGLQEKLVQVNRVAKTVKGGRIFGFTALTVVGDGNGKVGFGRGKAREVPIAIQKAMEAARRNMIQVELDGDTIQYPTKGRHGASKVYMQPASAGTGVIAGGAMRAVLEIAGVQNVLAKCYGSTNPVNVVRATFEALRAMSSPERVAAKRGKSVEEIIG